A region from the Manihot esculenta cultivar AM560-2 chromosome 13, M.esculenta_v8, whole genome shotgun sequence genome encodes:
- the LOC110628961 gene encoding uncharacterized protein LOC110628961, whose product MPSLFCFFKNPLSWISVLVLVLAAFLGFGFSSSVLLTSVLTLSPLFFKFFKQKPKLVGKSVTPDQETTPESPRIEEKEEEEEEDIVCKERMPEDESIKEEKEDQEDADIGQIDEHIARSESDCCLYRSSTSDQDSEADWPFQDKTFQIPDVLSDGSISDEESLIEIALPGGHYICNKEEPKFNLQKKLPDFTTAGSFFKQHTLMELLAELNEMNEEENLIEIDISMGSIKCPRFEIEA is encoded by the coding sequence ATGCCTTCTCTTTTTTGTTTCTTCAAAAACCCTTTATCATGGATATCTGTTCTTGTTCTAGTTCTTGCTGCTTTTCTTGGATTTGGGTTCTCATCATCCGTCCTTCTCACATCAGTATTAACTTTATCTCCTCTTTTCTTCAAGTTCTTCAAGCAAAAACCAAAGTTGGTAGGTAAATCAGTCACCCCTGATCAGGAAACTACACCGGAATCACCTCGcatagaagaaaaagaagaagaagaagaagaagatattgTCTGTAAAGAACGAATGCCTGAAGATGAATCCatcaaagaagagaaagaagatcaGGAAGATGCAGATATTGGCCAGATTGATGAGCACATAGCCAGATCAGAGAGTGACTGCTGCCTCTACCGTTCATCAACTAGTGATCAGGATTCTGAAGCCGACTGGCCATTCCAAGACAAGACATTTCAGATCCCGGATGTCTTGTCTGATGGATCTATTTCTGATGAGGAAAGTCTCATTGAGATTGCGCTTCCTGGCGGACACTACATTTGTAATAAAGAAGAACCCAAGTTTAATCTGCAGAAGAAATTGCCAGATTTCACAACAGCAGGTTCATTCTTTAAGCAACATACTCTAATGGAGCTTTTAGCAGAACTAAATGAGATGAACGAGGAAGAAAACTTGATTGAGATTGATATATCAATGGGCTCCATCAAGTGTCCAAGGTTTGAGATTGAAGCTTAA